The nucleotide window CTTTAAATATATTAATTATGTCGAACCGTTCTATTTTAAAAAATATAATTTAATAAAATTTTTCAATATTTTAGATGTAAGACATGTCTTACATCTGAATCTTAGAATTTTCAACACAAAAATCATTGAGATTACAAACTATTTTGCTATACATATTCTAATAAAATTAATGAGGGTATTGGTATACTTGTTAGATATTCAATTGAAAATAAGTTTTTATATCGTATTTTTACAATACGTAAAAGAAGGGTTTAACTTAGAAAAGCAAGCTCTTTTATTCAATTAGTTTATAATTGCCAATTCATAAATTTTAGATGTAAGACATGTCTTACATCTGAATCTTATAATTTTTAACACAAAAATTATTTGAGATTACAAAACTATTTTGCTATACATATGATTTTAAAAAAGAGGGCTTATAATGAAAACGATAGTGTTTTGTAGTTTTAAAGGTGGCACTGGGAAGACTAGTACAGTTTTACATTTAGGAGCAGCTTTAGCAAAATTTCATAGCAAAAAAATATTGTTAATTGATTTTGACTCACAAGCTAATTTGTCAACAGGAATAGGTTTTGGAACTGATCACATAAATACAGTTGTTCCTGTTTTGCAAGGAGAAAAAAAAATTGAAGAAGTGATTCAAAATACAACTATCCCAAATTTATCTATAGTATTAGCAAATACATACTTAGACCAAATAGAATCGACGTCTCCATTAGTTACAGATCTTTATGCCCACGAAAGACTTCGGAAATCTTTAAAGGGTTTAGAATATGACTACTGCCTAATAGATATACCACCTTCACTTGGATGGCTTTGTCAATCAGCTTTTTTTGCCTCTCAGTATTCTATTATATGTGCTACCCCAGAACCTTATAGTGTATTAGCATTAGATAGATTATCAATGTATCACAAAAAAATTAGCGAAAATCATTCAATTGAGACCCTAGGAGTTTTATTTTCTATGTGGGATGAAAGAGGGGCTACAAATCAAGCATTCTGTGACGGCGTAGAAACCGTTTTTCCTACAAAAATATTTGATACAAAGATACGAAGAGATGTTTCAGTATCAAGGGCAATATTACAGGGTCTTCCAGTCTTTGAAGCATTTAAAAATAGCAGAGTTTCAAAAGACTATATAAAACTTACAGAAGAATTTTTAGCTAGAAATTGTATTAAAAAATCAA belongs to Candidatus Rubidus massiliensis and includes:
- the soj_5 gene encoding Sporulation initiation inhibitor protein soj, encoding MKTIVFCSFKGGTGKTSTVLHLGAALAKFHSKKILLIDFDSQANLSTGIGFGTDHINTVVPVLQGEKKIEEVIQNTTIPNLSIVLANTYLDQIESTSPLVTDLYAHERLRKSLKGLEYDYCLIDIPPSLGWLCQSAFFASQYSIICATPEPYSVLALDRLSMYHKKISENHSIETLGVLFSMWDERGATNQAFCDGVETVFPTKIFDTKIRRDVSVSRAILQGLPVFEAFKNSRVSKDYIKLTEEFLARNCIKKSNEELVLR